In one Oscillospiraceae bacterium genomic region, the following are encoded:
- a CDS encoding amidohydrolase, which produces MQLYYNFNLIDVVEKQYKRDCFLSVEDGKFAAVGSAAALTPEQKHQGIDLGGRTIMPGMFNIHAHALSTPINAPASLNWEDPAKFSIRGLVHLWQHLKSGVTFVRDMNGRKQAEMGLRDAIREGIVLGPDYIVCRQCLCMTGGHGSNTGRECDGPVDCKKAAREQIKHGADFVKIMATGGVMSPGMDEDATQLDQDEMAAAICEAHKAGKKTATHAHGATGIKNAVRAGIDSVEHGSYLDDEGIDLMLERGTALVPTLAVDYFVFKYGAQRGVAQYALDKAHRAHDAQIQGFLKAWKAGVLVGVGTDAGTPFNPHYATYMELVCMVELGLDPMDVIAAGTINSAKIVGVEQTSGSITPGKKADFIVLSRNPLEDIWALKQVDEVYKDGRLVVLPDVEYLPHLD; this is translated from the coding sequence ATGCAGCTTTACTACAATTTCAACCTCATCGACGTGGTGGAAAAGCAGTACAAACGGGACTGCTTCCTGTCGGTGGAGGACGGCAAATTCGCCGCCGTGGGCAGCGCGGCCGCGCTCACGCCGGAGCAGAAGCACCAGGGGATTGATCTGGGCGGGCGCACGATTATGCCCGGCATGTTCAACATCCACGCCCACGCCCTGTCCACCCCCATCAACGCCCCCGCCTCCCTCAACTGGGAGGACCCGGCCAAGTTCTCCATCCGGGGCCTGGTCCACCTGTGGCAGCACCTGAAGTCGGGCGTCACCTTCGTCCGGGACATGAACGGCCGCAAGCAGGCCGAGATGGGCCTGCGGGACGCCATCCGGGAGGGCATCGTCCTGGGCCCGGACTACATCGTCTGCCGCCAGTGCCTGTGCATGACGGGCGGCCACGGCAGCAACACCGGCCGGGAGTGCGACGGCCCGGTGGACTGCAAAAAGGCGGCCCGGGAGCAGATCAAGCACGGCGCGGACTTTGTGAAGATCATGGCCACCGGCGGCGTCATGTCCCCCGGCATGGACGAGGACGCCACCCAGCTCGACCAGGACGAGATGGCCGCCGCCATCTGCGAGGCCCACAAGGCGGGCAAGAAGACCGCCACCCACGCCCACGGCGCCACCGGCATCAAAAACGCCGTCCGGGCGGGCATCGACTCGGTGGAGCACGGCAGCTACCTGGATGACGAGGGCATCGACCTGATGCTGGAGCGGGGCACCGCCCTGGTGCCCACCCTGGCGGTGGACTACTTCGTCTTCAAGTACGGCGCGCAGCGGGGCGTGGCCCAGTACGCGCTGGACAAGGCCCACCGGGCCCACGACGCCCAGATACAAGGCTTCCTCAAGGCCTGGAAGGCCGGGGTGCTGGTGGGCGTGGGCACCGACGCGGGCACCCCCTTCAACCCCCACTACGCCACCTACATGGAGCTGGTGTGCATGGTGGAGCTGGGGCTGGACCCCATGGACGTCATCGCCGCGGGCACCATCAACTCCGCCAAAATCGTGGGCGTGGAGCAGACCAGCGGCAGCATCACCCCGGGCAAGAAGGCGGACTTCATCGTCCTGTCCCGCAACCCCCTGGAGGACATCTGGGCCCTCAAGCAGGTGGACGAGGTCTACAAGGACGGCCGCCTGGTGGTCCTGCCCGACGTGGAGTACCTGCCCCACCTGGACTAA
- a CDS encoding DNA-binding protein: protein MGEQTINVGQKLRGLRKIRGISLQQLSEETGMSYSYLSGLENDKHSISVNTLQRLAGYFGVDLWHFLDTSAPQPVLIKQGEGNVTRTEDGISFNLITSEDADRLQVTFVDLPANTPTERHIHKHPRGEEFITVLEGEIVFLIEDQRYVMHKGDSVFFAAEREHAIFTENRAARIILVSSPPNGRGYLRR from the coding sequence GTGGGAGAACAGACGATCAACGTGGGACAGAAGCTGCGGGGGCTGCGTAAAATCAGGGGCATTTCGCTCCAGCAGCTCTCGGAGGAGACCGGCATGAGCTACTCCTACCTCTCGGGGCTGGAGAACGACAAGCACTCCATCTCGGTCAACACCCTGCAGCGGCTGGCCGGCTATTTCGGCGTGGATCTGTGGCATTTCCTGGACACCAGCGCCCCCCAGCCCGTGCTGATCAAGCAGGGGGAGGGCAACGTCACACGCACCGAGGACGGCATCAGCTTCAACCTGATCACCTCCGAGGACGCCGACCGCCTGCAGGTCACCTTCGTGGACCTGCCGGCCAACACTCCCACGGAGCGTCATATCCATAAGCACCCCAGGGGCGAGGAATTTATCACGGTGCTGGAGGGCGAGATCGTCTTCCTGATTGAGGATCAGCGGTATGTGATGCACAAGGGGGACTCGGTCTTCTTTGCCGCCGAGCGGGAGCACGCGATTTTCACCGAAAACCGCGCCGCCCGGATCATCCTGGTCTCCAGCCCGCCCAACGGGCGGGGCTACCTCAGGCGCTAG
- the grdE-1 gene encoding glycine reductase complex proprotein GrdE1, whose product MKMDKKLTRQYFEVKDAAFGDKTGLAGGVLTISKADLLAEAKPLMKAVAGLDFELVKPGENTRIIHLLDTIQPMVKVEGEGMQYSGFFGDPVMVGTGKTNLLTGFAVMESAALPWDESSASSGLLYPRDAIVDMTGPIAGYTPFAETINLVILYTLAEGKSSIEYDNEIRMIGIKLSTYLASLTKELAPDSVEEFCNDEVNPELPNVVLVWQCQNQGPYANTYLYGKSIDEIVPTLLHPNEMLDGCVVSGNYVWPAFKVPTYLHTNHPILLELYRNHGKTLNFRGVIFCRSHNPSNWHKIRCANIGVKIAQYLEADGLIMAWEGGGNAAVDGMLTIQCAERHGIKASTITFEFGGPDGTEGILLVDDVPEADAVISGGSIEKINTLPKMDRAVGGDVLRLDKESGGRFPPATDPITFDTTTHFYLGGNQCAASKIFAEMY is encoded by the coding sequence ATGAAAATGGATAAAAAGCTGACCAGACAGTATTTTGAGGTCAAGGACGCCGCCTTCGGCGACAAGACCGGCCTCGCCGGCGGCGTGCTGACCATCTCCAAGGCCGACCTGCTGGCCGAGGCCAAGCCCCTGATGAAGGCCGTGGCCGGCCTGGACTTCGAGCTGGTGAAGCCCGGCGAGAACACCCGCATCATCCACCTGCTGGACACCATCCAGCCCATGGTCAAGGTGGAGGGCGAGGGGATGCAGTACTCCGGCTTCTTCGGCGACCCCGTCATGGTGGGCACCGGCAAGACCAACCTGCTCACCGGCTTCGCCGTCATGGAGAGCGCCGCCCTGCCCTGGGACGAGTCCAGCGCCTCCTCCGGCCTGCTCTACCCCCGCGACGCCATCGTGGACATGACCGGCCCCATCGCCGGCTACACCCCCTTCGCCGAGACCATCAACCTGGTCATCCTCTACACCCTGGCCGAGGGCAAGTCCTCCATCGAGTACGACAACGAGATCCGCATGATCGGTATCAAGCTGTCCACCTACCTGGCCTCCCTGACGAAGGAGCTGGCCCCCGACAGCGTGGAGGAGTTCTGCAACGACGAGGTCAATCCCGAGCTGCCCAACGTGGTGCTGGTGTGGCAGTGCCAGAACCAGGGCCCCTACGCCAACACCTACCTCTACGGCAAGAGCATCGACGAGATCGTGCCCACCCTGCTGCACCCCAACGAGATGCTGGACGGCTGCGTGGTCAGTGGCAACTACGTGTGGCCCGCCTTCAAGGTGCCCACCTACCTGCACACCAACCACCCCATCCTGCTGGAGCTCTACCGCAACCACGGCAAGACCCTCAACTTCCGGGGCGTCATCTTCTGCCGCAGCCACAACCCCTCCAACTGGCACAAGATCCGCTGCGCCAACATCGGCGTGAAGATCGCCCAGTACCTGGAGGCCGACGGCCTGATTATGGCGTGGGAGGGCGGCGGCAACGCCGCGGTGGACGGCATGCTCACCATCCAGTGCGCCGAGCGGCACGGCATCAAGGCCTCCACCATCACCTTTGAGTTCGGCGGCCCCGACGGCACCGAGGGCATCCTGCTGGTGGACGACGTGCCCGAGGCGGACGCGGTCATCTCCGGCGGCTCCATCGAGAAGATCAACACCCTGCCCAAGATGGACCGGGCCGTGGGCGGCGACGTGCTGCGCCTGGACAAGGAGTCCGGCGGCCGCTTCCCGCCCGCCACCGACCCCATCACCTTCGACACCACCACCCACTTCTATCTCGGCGGCAACCAGTGCGCGGCCAGCAAGATTTTTGCCGAGATGTATTAA
- the grdB-1 gene encoding glycine reductase complex selenoprotein GrdB1 (codon on position 352 is selenocysteine opal codon.) — protein MAALRAVCYINQFYAGIGGEEMAHVGLNVYSEKKGPAMGMEGMWKGEMEVVKVLSCGDNFINTDEKFEGIKEELKREILEAKPDVFVAGPAFNAGRYGVACAKMCDFVKKELGIPSVTGMWWENPAVQMYVQDNYIISTTETASGMRKSLPAVAALALKLAKKEPIGPAYKEGYLPTGHRYNEYNEKTGAQRVVDILLDKLNGRPYRTEVPLRGFEQVPPAPAIKNLKEVTVALITTGGLVPVGNPDKIKQAFAVSYGKYDMTGLDALKAGVYESIHGGYDTTIASADPHRLIPLDGMRALAEDGEIKAVFPYFYTTCGVGTNVESSKQMGRDIAEDLRKAGVQAAILTSTUGTCTRCCATIAKELDRAGIANAHVTAFTSIAFSVGANRIVFGGDFTQPAGNASLPLDREKAYRRKILEKALFALTEDVTSPVIYTVDEEKEGN, from the coding sequence ATGGCTGCATTGCGCGCAGTGTGCTACATCAACCAGTTCTACGCCGGCATCGGCGGCGAGGAAATGGCGCATGTGGGACTGAATGTCTACAGCGAGAAAAAGGGCCCCGCCATGGGCATGGAGGGCATGTGGAAGGGTGAGATGGAGGTCGTCAAGGTTCTGTCCTGCGGCGACAACTTCATCAACACCGACGAGAAGTTCGAGGGCATCAAGGAGGAGCTCAAGCGCGAGATCCTGGAGGCCAAGCCCGACGTGTTCGTGGCCGGCCCCGCCTTCAACGCCGGCCGCTACGGCGTGGCCTGCGCCAAGATGTGCGACTTCGTGAAGAAGGAGCTGGGCATCCCCAGCGTCACCGGCATGTGGTGGGAGAACCCCGCCGTGCAGATGTACGTGCAGGACAACTACATCATCTCCACCACCGAGACCGCCAGCGGCATGCGCAAGTCCCTGCCCGCCGTGGCCGCCCTGGCCCTGAAGCTGGCCAAGAAGGAGCCCATCGGCCCCGCCTATAAGGAGGGCTACCTGCCCACCGGCCACCGCTACAACGAGTACAACGAGAAGACCGGCGCCCAGCGCGTGGTGGACATCCTGCTGGATAAGCTCAATGGCCGCCCCTACCGCACCGAGGTGCCCCTGCGCGGCTTCGAGCAGGTGCCCCCCGCCCCCGCCATCAAGAACCTGAAAGAGGTCACCGTGGCCCTCATCACCACCGGCGGCCTGGTGCCCGTGGGCAACCCGGACAAGATCAAGCAGGCCTTCGCCGTGAGCTACGGCAAGTACGACATGACCGGCCTGGACGCCCTCAAGGCGGGCGTGTACGAGTCCATCCACGGCGGCTACGACACCACCATCGCCTCCGCCGACCCCCACCGCCTGATCCCCCTGGACGGCATGCGCGCCCTGGCCGAGGACGGGGAGATTAAGGCCGTGTTCCCCTACTTCTACACCACCTGCGGCGTGGGCACCAACGTGGAGAGCAGCAAGCAGATGGGCCGCGACATCGCGGAGGATCTGAGGAAGGCCGGCGTACAGGCCGCCATCCTCACCTCCACGTGAGGCACCTGCACGCGTTGCTGTGCAACGATAGCCAAGGAACTGGACCGTGCCGGGATCGCCAACGCGCACGTGACCGCCTTTACGTCCATCGCCTTCAGCGTGGGCGCCAACCGCATTGTCTTTGGCGGCGACTTCACCCAGCCCGCGGGCAACGCCAGCCTGCCGCTGGACCGCGAGAAGGCCTACCGCAGAAAGATCCTGGAAAAGGCCCTCTTCGCCCTGACCGAGGACGTGACCTCTCCCGTCATCTACACCGTGGACGAGGAAAAGGAGGGCAACTGA
- a CDS encoding ABC transporter substrate-binding protein has protein sequence MKRTLAIALAAALLLGAAGCTAQGQQTGTPAPQTGAPASAAPAPAGDGHKYGGTLVVATKLEPSTFVSNYNWDGAIPYIGRNIFSKLVAYDDSTNELYGDLAESWSNSDDLMTYTFNLRQGVKWHDGESFTSADVKWTIDSILEMGDRAYGYSVLSAVERVEAPDDYTVVLHLSEPSGTMINNVADYYGFDILPKHLYEGTDVNENPCNTVPVGTGPFKFVEHVTGSHVTLEANPDYFGDGPYLDQVVFTFAPSETTAMTALEAGEAHFMTASPAFAEVSRLQSVSGLKVDMQPSTITQWMGFNMDGTRPHISDPVVREAIACAVNNEEIAQKLYMGLVNPATSWYTTLIGWADNTAVRQPAYDVAKANQLLDDAGYTKGSDGYRFSLVYRCFPTSIFGTTDIPNFVVQYLDAIGIKVEVQQYEWALRTEMLDNQRDWDMCSGGGDRGPDANNFASYLLSSSASNKMRYSNPEIDRLFAEGTQHAGEAERAPYYFQVQEIIAKDIPMFNFVEYGRPWVYSDQFTGFYWQADSGHSAQHMVNTVEWAGGTAG, from the coding sequence ATGAAGCGAACGCTTGCCATCGCTCTGGCCGCCGCCCTGCTGCTCGGTGCGGCGGGCTGCACCGCCCAGGGCCAGCAGACCGGCACCCCCGCGCCCCAGACGGGCGCGCCCGCATCGGCCGCACCCGCCCCCGCCGGGGACGGCCACAAGTACGGCGGCACCCTGGTGGTGGCCACCAAGCTGGAGCCCAGCACCTTCGTCAGCAACTACAACTGGGACGGCGCCATCCCCTACATCGGCCGCAACATCTTCTCCAAGCTGGTGGCCTACGACGACTCCACCAACGAGCTCTACGGCGACCTGGCCGAGAGCTGGAGCAACTCTGACGATCTCATGACCTACACCTTCAATCTCCGCCAGGGCGTCAAGTGGCACGACGGGGAGAGCTTCACCTCCGCCGACGTGAAGTGGACCATCGACAGCATCCTGGAGATGGGCGACCGGGCCTACGGCTACTCGGTGCTCAGCGCGGTGGAGCGCGTGGAGGCCCCCGACGACTACACCGTCGTGCTCCACCTCAGCGAGCCCAGCGGCACCATGATCAACAACGTGGCCGACTACTACGGCTTCGACATCCTGCCCAAGCACCTCTACGAGGGCACCGACGTGAACGAAAACCCCTGCAACACCGTGCCCGTGGGCACCGGCCCCTTCAAGTTTGTGGAGCACGTCACCGGCAGCCACGTCACCCTGGAGGCCAACCCCGACTACTTCGGCGACGGCCCCTACCTGGACCAGGTGGTCTTTACCTTCGCCCCCTCCGAGACCACCGCCATGACCGCCCTGGAGGCCGGCGAGGCCCACTTCATGACCGCCTCCCCCGCCTTTGCCGAGGTCTCCCGCCTGCAGTCCGTCAGCGGCCTGAAGGTGGACATGCAGCCCTCCACCATCACCCAGTGGATGGGCTTCAACATGGACGGCACCCGCCCCCACATCTCCGACCCCGTGGTGCGCGAGGCCATCGCCTGCGCCGTCAACAACGAGGAGATCGCCCAGAAGCTCTACATGGGTCTGGTGAATCCCGCCACCAGCTGGTACACCACCCTCATCGGCTGGGCGGACAACACCGCCGTGCGCCAGCCCGCTTACGACGTGGCCAAGGCCAACCAGCTGCTGGACGACGCGGGCTACACCAAGGGCAGCGACGGCTACCGCTTCTCCCTGGTCTACCGCTGCTTCCCCACCTCCATCTTCGGCACCACCGACATCCCCAACTTCGTGGTGCAGTACCTGGACGCCATCGGCATCAAGGTGGAGGTCCAGCAGTACGAGTGGGCCCTGCGCACCGAGATGCTGGACAACCAGCGGGACTGGGATATGTGCTCCGGCGGCGGCGACCGCGGCCCGGACGCCAACAACTTCGCCAGCTACCTCCTCTCCTCCAGCGCCAGCAACAAGATGCGCTACAGCAACCCCGAGATCGACAGGCTCTTCGCCGAGGGCACCCAGCATGCCGGCGAGGCCGAGCGCGCGCCCTACTACTTCCAGGTCCAGGAGATCATCGCCAAGGACATCCCCATGTTCAACTTCGTGGAGTACGGCCGCCCCTGGGTCTACAGCGACCAGTTCACCGGCTTCTACTGGCAGGCGGACTCCGGCCACTCCGCCCAGCACATGGTGAACACCGTTGAGTGGGCCGGCGGCACCGCCGGCTAG
- a CDS encoding dipeptidase: MEKITLTKAQEERAQELIHSSIFIDGLCGNLINPEPPVLEGKTYLERVLESGVTAQSITIAGTNVGFEAVLKEIYSYYNLFGYYPDKVMQINSVADIETAHKEHKAGVIFSLQNAAPVGSDFYKWSILSKLGLRICQLTYNEPNCFGHGCMSDENGGVTFYGKQAIREMNRQNILIDLSHVGERTSLETIELSQEPCIFSHSNARAVTPTTKRNLTDEMIKAVAAKGGLVGLSSHAFLCHHTEGIQPTLEDYMDHFVYMEKLVGADHIAVGTDIYEYYTKFYWETKTKLLYNSPWFFETVFNADLKRVDQYVNIARGLVGIGFSDEDIRKILGGNYLRVLKQVWKG, encoded by the coding sequence ATGGAAAAGATCACACTCACCAAGGCGCAGGAGGAGCGCGCCCAGGAACTCATCCACTCCTCCATCTTCATCGACGGGCTGTGCGGCAACCTCATCAACCCCGAGCCCCCGGTCCTGGAGGGCAAAACCTACCTGGAGCGGGTGCTGGAGTCGGGCGTCACCGCCCAGAGCATCACCATCGCGGGCACCAACGTGGGCTTCGAGGCGGTGCTCAAGGAGATCTACTCCTACTACAACCTCTTCGGCTACTACCCCGACAAGGTGATGCAGATTAACTCCGTGGCCGATATTGAGACGGCCCACAAGGAGCACAAGGCGGGCGTCATTTTCAGCCTGCAGAACGCCGCCCCCGTGGGCAGCGACTTCTACAAGTGGAGCATCCTGTCCAAGCTGGGCCTGCGCATCTGCCAGCTCACCTACAACGAGCCCAACTGCTTCGGCCACGGCTGCATGTCCGACGAGAACGGCGGCGTGACCTTCTACGGCAAGCAGGCCATCCGGGAGATGAACCGGCAGAACATCCTCATCGACCTGTCCCACGTGGGGGAGCGCACCAGCCTGGAGACCATCGAGCTCAGCCAGGAGCCCTGCATTTTCAGCCACTCCAACGCCCGGGCGGTCACCCCCACCACCAAGCGCAACCTGACCGACGAGATGATCAAGGCCGTGGCCGCCAAAGGCGGCCTGGTGGGCCTGAGCTCCCACGCCTTCCTCTGCCACCACACCGAGGGCATCCAGCCCACGCTGGAGGACTACATGGACCACTTCGTGTACATGGAGAAGCTGGTGGGCGCCGACCACATCGCCGTCGGCACCGACATCTACGAGTACTACACCAAGTTCTACTGGGAGACCAAGACCAAGCTGCTCTACAACTCCCCCTGGTTCTTCGAGACCGTCTTCAACGCCGACCTCAAGCGGGTGGACCAGTACGTCAACATCGCCCGGGGCCTGGTGGGCATCGGCTTTAGCGACGAGGACATCCGCAAAATCCTGGGCGGCAACTACCTGCGCGTGCTCAAGCAGGTCTGGAAGGGCTGA